The Methylorubrum populi genome contains a region encoding:
- a CDS encoding ribbon-helix-helix domain-containing protein — protein sequence MPTKTRMNVYFDPDLLKKVEAMALRRNVSKSAVVEAAVASFLSADASERLEAVFARRMDRIGRQIDGMDEDLAIVGETLSLFIRFWLTVTPPLPDSAQASARAKGSERFEGFLQTLGRRLATGDRFLKELSRDVDSRRDGTATE from the coding sequence ATGCCGACCAAGACCCGCATGAACGTCTACTTCGACCCGGACTTGCTGAAGAAGGTCGAGGCGATGGCACTCCGCCGCAACGTATCGAAGTCAGCCGTCGTCGAAGCCGCCGTCGCCTCCTTCCTGTCGGCAGACGCATCGGAACGGCTGGAGGCGGTGTTCGCGCGCCGCATGGACCGGATCGGTCGCCAGATCGACGGCATGGACGAAGACCTCGCCATCGTCGGCGAGACGCTGTCGCTGTTCATCCGCTTCTGGCTGACCGTCACCCCGCCGCTGCCCGACAGCGCGCAGGCATCAGCGCGGGCGAAGGGCAGCGAGCGGTTCGAGGGCTTCCTGCAAACGCTCGGCCGGCGGCTGGCGACCGGCGATCGGTTCCTGAAGGAGCTGTCGCGCGACGTCGACTCGCGTCGCGACGGCACCGCTACCGAGTAG
- the trbB gene encoding P-type conjugative transfer ATPase TrbB, which yields MAGTQHNPEGLARGARMLRTALGPAIARLLEDPAVVEVMLNPDGRIWIDRLSEGMANTGERLSPADGERIVRLVAHHVGAEVHAGAPRVSAELPETGERFEGLLPPVVAAPAFAIRKPAVAVFTLDDYVAAGIMSAAQAEVLREGVAFRANILVAGGTSTGKTTLTNALLAEVAKSADRVVIIEDTRELQCAAPNLVAMRTKDGVASLSDLVRSSLRLRPDRIPIGEVRGPEALALLKAWGTGHPGGIGTIHAGSAIGALRRMEQLIQEAVVTVPRALIAETIDLVAVLAGRGSKRRLTELARVEGLGSDGDYRVVIADQPAASLTLTSTGDRP from the coding sequence ATGGCGGGGACGCAGCACAATCCGGAAGGTCTGGCACGCGGCGCGCGGATGCTGCGCACGGCGCTCGGCCCAGCCATCGCCCGGCTTCTGGAAGACCCCGCCGTCGTCGAGGTGATGCTGAACCCGGACGGGCGCATCTGGATCGACCGGCTGTCCGAGGGGATGGCCAACACAGGCGAGCGGTTGTCGCCGGCCGATGGCGAACGCATCGTCCGCCTCGTCGCCCACCATGTCGGCGCGGAGGTCCATGCCGGCGCGCCGCGTGTCTCGGCCGAGCTGCCCGAGACGGGGGAGCGGTTCGAGGGACTGCTGCCGCCCGTCGTCGCCGCGCCGGCCTTCGCCATCCGCAAGCCTGCGGTCGCCGTCTTCACGCTCGACGACTATGTCGCGGCCGGCATCATGTCCGCCGCGCAGGCCGAGGTGCTGCGCGAGGGCGTCGCGTTCCGTGCCAACATCCTCGTGGCGGGCGGCACTTCGACCGGCAAGACCACGCTGACCAACGCGCTGCTGGCCGAGGTCGCGAAGTCCGCCGACCGCGTCGTTATCATCGAGGACACGCGCGAGCTGCAATGCGCCGCGCCCAATCTCGTCGCCATGCGCACGAAGGACGGGGTCGCATCGCTCTCCGATCTCGTCCGCTCCAGCTTGCGCCTGCGCCCCGACCGCATCCCGATCGGCGAGGTGCGCGGCCCCGAGGCGCTCGCCCTCCTCAAGGCATGGGGCACCGGCCATCCCGGCGGCATCGGCACGATCCACGCCGGCAGCGCCATCGGCGCGCTGCGGCGGATGGAGCAGCTCATCCAGGAAGCCGTCGTCACCGTGCCCCGCGCGCTGATCGCCGAGACGATCGACCTCGTCGCCGTCCTCGCCGGACGTGGTTCGAAGCGCCGCCTCACTGAGCTCGCCCGCGTCGAAGGGCTCGGCTCCGACGGCGACTACCGCGTCGTCATCGCCGATCAACCGGCGGCCTCGCTTACCCTCACCAGCACAGGAGACCGACCATGA
- a CDS encoding TrbC/VirB2 family protein, which yields MTSRLSLARHRFETAVAVAVITLMTAPAAHASGSSMPWEAPLQSILKSIEGPVAKIVAVIVIISTGLALAFGDTSGGFRRLIQIVFGLSIAFAASSFFLSFFSFGGGALV from the coding sequence ATGACCTCTCGCCTTAGCCTTGCCCGCCACCGCTTCGAGACCGCGGTGGCCGTCGCCGTCATCACACTGATGACCGCGCCCGCCGCCCACGCCTCCGGCTCGTCGATGCCGTGGGAAGCGCCGCTCCAGTCGATCCTGAAGTCGATCGAAGGTCCGGTCGCCAAGATCGTCGCGGTCATCGTCATCATCTCGACGGGTCTCGCGCTGGCATTCGGCGACACGTCCGGCGGCTTCCGCCGTCTCATCCAGATCGTGTTCGGCCTGTCGATCGCGTTCGCGGCGTCGAGCTTCTTCCTGTCGTTCTTCTCGTTCGGCGGCGGAGCGCTGGTCTGA
- a CDS encoding VirB3 family type IV secretion system protein — protein MAGDPAGEVPGFAVPVHRALTEHILLGGAPRGLAILNGTLAAALGLGLRLWLVGLAVWAVGHVAAMWAAKRDPMFVDVVRRHLRIPGHLSV, from the coding sequence ATGGCCGGCGATCCTGCCGGCGAGGTGCCGGGCTTCGCCGTACCCGTCCACCGCGCGCTGACTGAGCATATCCTGCTCGGCGGCGCGCCGCGCGGTCTCGCCATCCTCAACGGCACGCTGGCGGCGGCGCTCGGCCTCGGGTTGCGGCTGTGGCTGGTCGGCCTCGCCGTTTGGGCGGTCGGGCATGTCGCCGCGATGTGGGCGGCGAAGCGCGACCCGATGTTCGTCGATGTCGTGCGCCGCCATCTGCGCATCCCCGGCCACCTGTCGGTCTGA
- the trbE gene encoding conjugal transfer protein TrbE yields MMLLTEYRRTATRLADFLPWAALVGFGVVLNKDGSFQRTARFRGPDLDSAVPAELVAVAGRLNNAFRRLGSGWAIFVEAQRHPAATYPASLFPDPASALVEAERKANFEEAGSHFESSYFLTFTFLPPAEDAARAEGWLYEGRERAGIDPHEVVAGFVDRTDRVLRLVETFMPACRWLDDAETLTYLHACVSTHRHRVRVPETPMYLDALLADQPLTGGLEPMLGTAHLRVLTITGFPTATTPGLLDELNRLAFPYRWSTRAILLDKTDATRLLTKIRRQWFAKRKSVAAILKEVMTNEQSVLVDTDASNKAADADLALQELGADYAGIAYVTATITVWDADPRVADEKLRLVEKVVQGRDFTAMAETINAVDAWLGSLPGHVYANVRQPPVSTLNLAHMIPLSAVWAGPERDEHFDAPPLLYGRTEGSTPFRLSLHVGDVGHTLVVGPTGAGKSVLLALMALQFRRYAGAQVFAFDFGGSIRAAALAMGGDWHDLGGGLTEGSDASVSLQPLARIEQTAKRAWAADWLVAILTREGVPITPEVKEHIWTALSSLASAPVEERTITGLAVLLQSNDLKQALRPYCVGGAWGRLLDAEAEHLGSASVQAFETEGLIGADAAPAVLAYLFHRIEDRLDGSPTLIIVDEGWLALDDEGFAGQLREWLKTLRKKNASVVFATQSLSDIDGSAIAPAIIESCQTRLLLPNERAIEPQITAIYRRFGLNDRQIEILARATPKRDYYCQSRRGNRLFELGLSDVALALCAASSRTDQQAIAAILAEHGRAGFLAEWLRHRGVGWAADLIPDLTNLETPS; encoded by the coding sequence ATGATGCTCCTCACCGAATATCGCCGCACCGCCACGCGTCTCGCCGACTTCCTGCCGTGGGCGGCGCTGGTCGGCTTCGGTGTCGTCCTCAACAAGGACGGCAGCTTCCAGCGCACCGCGCGGTTTCGCGGTCCCGACCTCGACAGCGCCGTGCCCGCCGAGCTGGTCGCTGTCGCCGGTCGGCTCAACAACGCCTTCCGCCGGCTGGGGAGCGGCTGGGCGATCTTCGTCGAGGCGCAGCGCCATCCCGCAGCGACCTATCCGGCCAGCCTCTTCCCCGATCCCGCGTCCGCGCTGGTCGAGGCCGAGCGCAAGGCGAACTTCGAGGAGGCCGGCAGCCATTTCGAGTCCAGCTACTTCCTGACCTTCACCTTCCTGCCGCCCGCCGAGGATGCGGCGCGCGCCGAAGGCTGGCTCTACGAAGGCCGTGAACGCGCGGGCATCGACCCGCACGAGGTGGTCGCCGGGTTCGTCGACCGCACCGACCGCGTGCTGCGGCTGGTCGAGACCTTCATGCCGGCGTGCCGCTGGCTGGATGACGCGGAGACGCTCACCTACCTCCACGCCTGCGTGTCGACGCACCGGCACCGCGTCCGCGTGCCCGAGACGCCGATGTATCTCGACGCGCTGCTCGCCGACCAGCCGCTCACCGGCGGGCTGGAGCCGATGCTAGGCACTGCGCATCTGCGCGTCCTCACCATCACCGGCTTCCCGACCGCGACGACACCCGGACTGCTCGACGAACTGAACCGGCTGGCCTTCCCGTATCGCTGGTCCACCCGCGCGATCCTGCTCGACAAGACCGACGCGACCAGGCTGCTGACGAAGATCAGGCGGCAGTGGTTCGCCAAGCGCAAGTCGGTCGCCGCCATCCTCAAGGAGGTGATGACCAACGAGCAATCGGTGCTGGTCGACACCGATGCCTCGAACAAGGCGGCGGACGCTGACCTCGCCCTTCAGGAACTCGGCGCCGATTACGCCGGCATCGCCTACGTCACCGCGACCATCACAGTCTGGGACGCCGACCCGCGCGTGGCCGACGAGAAGCTGCGGCTGGTCGAGAAGGTCGTGCAGGGTCGCGACTTCACCGCGATGGCCGAGACGATCAACGCGGTGGATGCCTGGCTCGGCAGCCTGCCCGGGCACGTCTACGCCAACGTCCGGCAGCCGCCAGTCTCGACGCTCAACCTCGCGCACATGATCCCGCTGTCGGCGGTATGGGCGGGACCGGAGCGGGACGAGCATTTCGACGCGCCGCCCTTGCTCTACGGCCGGACCGAAGGCTCGACCCCGTTCCGGCTGTCGCTCCACGTCGGTGACGTCGGCCACACGCTCGTCGTCGGCCCGACCGGCGCTGGCAAGTCGGTGCTGCTCGCGCTCATGGCGTTGCAGTTCCGCCGGTATGCAGGCGCACAGGTGTTCGCCTTCGATTTCGGTGGGAGCATCCGTGCTGCCGCGCTGGCGATGGGTGGCGACTGGCACGATCTCGGCGGCGGGCTGACCGAGGGCAGCGACGCCAGCGTGTCGCTCCAGCCCCTCGCGCGCATCGAACAGACCGCAAAGCGCGCCTGGGCGGCCGACTGGCTCGTCGCGATCCTGACGCGCGAAGGCGTGCCGATCACGCCGGAGGTGAAGGAGCACATTTGGACGGCGCTGTCGTCGCTGGCATCGGCGCCGGTCGAGGAACGGACGATCACCGGCCTCGCCGTGCTGCTCCAGTCGAACGACCTCAAGCAGGCGCTGCGGCCCTATTGCGTCGGCGGCGCGTGGGGCCGGCTGCTCGACGCAGAAGCCGAGCATCTCGGCAGCGCGAGCGTCCAGGCATTCGAGACCGAGGGGCTGATCGGCGCCGACGCGGCTCCCGCCGTGCTCGCCTATCTCTTTCATCGCATCGAGGATCGGCTCGACGGATCGCCGACGCTCATCATCGTCGACGAAGGCTGGCTGGCGCTCGACGACGAAGGGTTCGCCGGGCAACTCCGCGAGTGGCTCAAGACGCTGCGCAAGAAGAACGCCAGCGTGGTGTTCGCTACGCAGTCGCTGAGCGACATCGACGGATCGGCCATCGCCCCCGCGATCATCGAGAGCTGCCAGACCCGGCTGCTCTTGCCGAACGAACGCGCGATCGAGCCGCAGATCACCGCCATCTACCGGCGGTTCGGGCTGAACGACCGTCAGATCGAAATCCTCGCACGGGCGACACCCAAGCGCGACTATTACTGCCAGTCGCGCCGCGGTAACCGGCTGTTCGAGCTGGGGCTGTCCGACGTGGCGCTGGCGCTATGCGCCGCCTCCTCGCGCACCGACCAGCAAGCCATCGCCGCGATCCTCGCCGAGCACGGCCGCGCAGGCTTCCTCGCCGAATGGCTGCGCCACCGTGGCGTCGGCTGGGCCGCCGACCTCATTCCCGACCTCACCAACCTGGAGACACCATCATGA
- the trbJ gene encoding P-type conjugative transfer protein TrbJ codes for MTLRRPRAALVAATILSVPLALSSMLATPAAAQWTVFDPSNYAQNVLQAARTLQQVNQQITSLQNEATMLVNQARNLASLPYSSLQQLQQNVRRTQALLQQAQNIAFDVRSIDQAFQRQYGNVSMSASDRQLVTDARSRWQNTVGGLQDAMRVQAGVVGNIDSNRAEMANLVTRSQGATGALQATQAGNQLLALQAQQLADLTAMMAANGRAQALSDAERAAAAEQGREQRRRFLAPGTGYQPGNARMFNPGN; via the coding sequence ATGACCCTGCGCCGTCCGCGCGCGGCGCTCGTCGCCGCAACCATCCTGTCCGTGCCGCTCGCCCTCTCATCGATGCTGGCAACGCCCGCCGCGGCACAGTGGACCGTGTTCGATCCGTCCAACTACGCGCAGAACGTTCTCCAAGCGGCGCGCACGCTCCAGCAGGTCAACCAGCAGATCACCTCGCTCCAGAACGAGGCGACGATGCTGGTCAACCAGGCGCGCAACCTCGCCAGCCTGCCGTACTCCTCGCTTCAGCAGCTCCAGCAGAACGTCCGCCGGACGCAGGCGCTGCTCCAGCAGGCGCAGAACATCGCCTTCGACGTGCGGTCGATCGACCAGGCGTTCCAGCGCCAGTACGGCAACGTGTCGATGTCGGCGTCCGACCGGCAGCTCGTGACCGATGCGCGGAGCCGCTGGCAGAACACGGTCGGCGGGTTGCAGGACGCCATGCGCGTCCAGGCCGGCGTCGTCGGCAACATCGACAGCAACCGCGCGGAGATGGCGAACCTCGTCACCCGCAGCCAGGGCGCGACCGGCGCGCTTCAGGCGACGCAGGCCGGCAACCAGCTCCTCGCGCTCCAGGCGCAGCAGCTCGCCGACCTCACCGCGATGATGGCGGCGAACGGCCGCGCGCAGGCGCTGTCCGACGCCGAGCGCGCCGCGGCGGCCGAGCAGGGTCGCGAGCAGCGCCGCCGCTTCCTCGCGCCGGGCACCGGCTACCAGCCCGGCAACGCCCGCATGTTCAACCCCGGCAACTGA
- the trbK-alt gene encoding putative entry exclusion protein TrbK-alt — translation MEGKTLARIGAAMFAGIAITAAAIEMTREEKPVVPVTVEVSTGPVDPLREALARCRLMGEAATRDPGCLKTWADNRARFLGTSPTSGAD, via the coding sequence ATGGAGGGGAAGACGCTCGCCCGGATCGGTGCGGCGATGTTCGCCGGCATCGCCATCACCGCCGCCGCGATCGAGATGACGCGCGAGGAGAAGCCGGTCGTGCCGGTCACGGTCGAGGTGTCGACCGGGCCGGTTGACCCGTTGCGCGAGGCCTTGGCGCGCTGCCGGCTCATGGGTGAGGCGGCGACGCGCGACCCCGGATGCCTGAAGACGTGGGCCGATAACCGCGCCCGCTTTCTTGGCACGTCGCCCACTTCTGGAGCAGACTGA
- the trbL gene encoding P-type conjugative transfer protein TrbL encodes MGGTGVIDSFLGVFTRYIDSGFGLLSGEVAFIATTLIVIDVTLAALFWSWGADDDIIARLIKKTLFVGVFAYIIGNWNNLARIVFDSFAGLGLKASGTGFSAADLMRPGKVAQTGLDAGRPLLDSISGLMGYWSFFENFIQIACLLFAWALILLAFFILAVQLFVTLIEFKLTTLAGFVLIPFGLFGKTAFMAERVLGNVISSGIKVLVLAVIVGIGSTLFSQFTAGFGGRTPTIDDAMAIVLAALSLLGLGIFGPGIANGLVSGGPQLGAGAAIGTGLAAGGMVAAGGAAIGAVASGGAALAGGAAAAARGGAALAGGASTAYQAGAAGQSGITGVASGLGNIASAGGKAAVSPLKRGAGRAAESLRSSFQAGSRAVSGDAAPDGDGPAPAAASAPGGPPAWAKRMKRSQQLTHGVQAAAHAVRSGDAHGGGSSISLDQGDRP; translated from the coding sequence ATGGGCGGCACCGGCGTCATCGACAGCTTCCTCGGCGTCTTCACCCGCTACATCGACAGCGGTTTCGGCCTGCTGTCGGGCGAGGTCGCCTTCATCGCGACCACGCTGATCGTCATCGACGTGACGCTGGCCGCGCTGTTCTGGTCGTGGGGCGCCGACGACGACATCATCGCGCGGCTCATCAAGAAGACACTGTTCGTCGGCGTGTTCGCGTACATCATCGGCAACTGGAACAACCTAGCCCGGATCGTCTTCGACAGCTTCGCCGGCCTCGGGCTGAAGGCCTCGGGCACCGGCTTCTCCGCCGCCGACCTGATGCGTCCGGGCAAGGTCGCGCAGACCGGCCTCGACGCGGGGCGTCCGCTGCTCGACTCGATCTCCGGCCTGATGGGCTACTGGTCGTTCTTCGAGAACTTCATCCAGATCGCCTGCCTGCTCTTCGCCTGGGCGCTGATCCTGCTCGCTTTCTTCATCCTCGCCGTCCAGCTCTTCGTCACGCTGATCGAGTTCAAGCTGACGACGCTCGCCGGCTTCGTGCTCATCCCCTTCGGCCTGTTCGGCAAGACCGCCTTCATGGCCGAGCGCGTGCTCGGCAACGTCATCTCGTCCGGCATCAAGGTGCTGGTGCTCGCCGTCATCGTCGGGATCGGCTCGACCTTGTTCTCGCAGTTCACCGCCGGCTTCGGCGGCCGGACGCCGACGATCGACGACGCGATGGCGATCGTGCTCGCCGCGCTGTCGCTGCTCGGCCTCGGCATCTTCGGTCCCGGCATCGCCAACGGCCTCGTCTCCGGCGGCCCCCAGCTCGGCGCGGGCGCAGCGATCGGGACAGGCTTGGCAGCCGGCGGCATGGTCGCCGCCGGCGGTGCCGCCATTGGCGCCGTCGCCTCGGGCGGTGCTGCGCTGGCAGGCGGAGCCGCTGCCGCCGCGCGCGGTGGAGCCGCGCTCGCCGGTGGCGCGTCCACCGCCTATCAGGCCGGTGCCGCCGGACAGTCCGGCATCACCGGCGTCGCCTCCGGTCTCGGCAACATCGCCAGCGCGGGCGGAAAGGCGGCGGTCTCGCCGCTGAAGCGGGGCGCCGGTCGTGCGGCCGAAAGCCTCCGCTCCAGCTTCCAAGCCGGCAGTCGCGCCGTCAGCGGCGATGCCGCGCCGGATGGTGACGGCCCGGCTCCCGCAGCAGCGTCCGCCCCCGGCGGGCCGCCCGCATGGGCCAAGCGCATGAAGCGCTCTCAGCAGCTCACCCACGGCGTCCAGGCCGCAGCGCACGCCGTGCGATCCGGCGACGCGCATGGCGGCGGCTCTTCCATCTCCCTCGACCAAGGCGACCGCCCATGA
- the trbF gene encoding conjugal transfer protein TrbF — protein sequence MFKRPAAHYGKTPQPETPYQRASQVWDDRIGSARVQARNWRLMAFGSLALSAGLSAALVWQSASGSIVPWVVQVDRLGQAQAVEPATAGYRPTDPQIAFHLARFVEEVRSIPADAIVVRQNWLRAYDFTTAQGAQALNDYARANDPFAKVGKQQVAIDVSSVIRASPDSFRVAWIERRYQDGSLAETSRWTAILTVVVQPPRDAEALRKNPLGIYVNAINWSKELGQ from the coding sequence ATCTTCAAACGACCCGCCGCGCATTACGGCAAGACTCCGCAACCCGAGACCCCGTACCAGCGCGCGAGCCAAGTCTGGGACGACCGCATCGGCTCCGCCCGCGTGCAGGCGAGGAACTGGCGGCTGATGGCGTTCGGCTCGCTGGCACTCTCCGCCGGGCTGTCGGCTGCGCTGGTTTGGCAGTCGGCGAGCGGCTCGATCGTGCCGTGGGTGGTGCAGGTCGACCGGCTGGGACAGGCACAGGCGGTGGAGCCGGCGACCGCCGGCTATCGCCCGACCGATCCGCAGATCGCGTTCCACCTCGCGCGTTTCGTCGAGGAGGTCCGCAGCATCCCGGCCGACGCGATCGTCGTGCGGCAGAACTGGCTGCGCGCCTACGACTTCACCACCGCACAGGGCGCGCAGGCGCTCAACGACTATGCCCGCGCCAACGACCCGTTCGCCAAGGTCGGCAAGCAGCAGGTCGCCATCGACGTGTCGTCGGTCATCCGCGCCTCGCCCGACAGCTTCCGCGTCGCGTGGATCGAGCGGCGTTATCAAGACGGCAGCTTGGCCGAGACATCGCGCTGGACCGCGATCCTCACCGTCGTCGTCCAGCCGCCGCGCGACGCCGAGGCGCTGCGCAAGAACCCGCTCGGCATCTACGTCAACGCCATCAACTGGTCGAAGGAGCTGGGGCAATGA
- the trbG gene encoding P-type conjugative transfer protein TrbG gives MSAPLRTIAAPAVLLAATMLAGCATTQKPPEITYDAEVPPLPPVPVVAAPSRPRPLHVPPPWTPARGGSPAGTSTARVENANAAARIQPRREGYYNAIQVYPWSEGALYQVYAAVGQITDIALEPGESLTGAGPIAAGDTARWIIGDTESGSGDTRRVHVLVKPTRADLATNLVITTDRRLYLIELHAGERPYMPSVAWSYPAPPPSQQPVSSATPVIPAAVERTYRYALTGDAPPWRPMSVYDDGRRVYVEFPRGIVQGEMPPIFVVGRDGEPEIVNSRVHGNILIVDRLFGAAELRLGKGDRQQTVRILRTDGRPSS, from the coding sequence ATGAGCGCGCCTCTCCGCACGATCGCTGCTCCTGCCGTGCTGCTCGCCGCGACCATGCTCGCCGGTTGCGCCACGACGCAGAAGCCGCCCGAGATCACCTACGATGCCGAGGTGCCGCCGCTGCCGCCCGTTCCGGTGGTCGCCGCACCATCGCGGCCCAGACCGCTGCACGTCCCCCCGCCGTGGACGCCGGCGCGGGGCGGTTCGCCTGCCGGCACCTCGACCGCCCGCGTCGAGAACGCCAACGCCGCCGCCCGCATCCAGCCCCGCCGCGAAGGCTATTACAACGCCATCCAGGTCTATCCGTGGTCGGAAGGCGCGCTCTACCAGGTCTATGCCGCGGTCGGACAGATCACCGACATCGCGCTCGAACCCGGCGAGAGCCTCACCGGCGCCGGCCCGATCGCGGCCGGCGACACCGCGCGCTGGATCATCGGCGACACCGAGAGCGGATCGGGCGACACCCGCCGCGTCCACGTCCTCGTCAAGCCGACGCGGGCCGATCTAGCCACCAACCTCGTCATCACCACCGACCGCCGGCTTTACCTGATCGAGCTGCACGCGGGCGAGCGGCCCTACATGCCCTCCGTCGCGTGGAGCTATCCGGCCCCGCCGCCGTCGCAGCAGCCGGTGTCATCGGCGACGCCGGTCATCCCGGCAGCCGTCGAGCGAACCTATCGCTACGCCCTGACCGGCGACGCGCCGCCGTGGCGGCCCATGTCGGTCTACGACGACGGGCGCCGCGTCTACGTCGAGTTCCCGCGCGGTATCGTTCAGGGCGAGATGCCGCCGATCTTCGTCGTCGGCCGCGATGGCGAGCCGGAGATCGTCAACAGCCGCGTCCACGGCAACATCCTGATCGTCGACCGCCTGTTCGGCGCGGCTGAGCTGCGACTCGGCAAGGGCGACCGCCAGCAGACCGTCCGCATCCTCCGTACCGATGGAAGGCCTTCGTCATGA
- a CDS encoding TrbI/VirB10 family protein → MSGIDPQQNAPSQPDADDDARQLTGEPVAPMRLRPEPPRVTRLSRKALAVLGSVAGVGLGGALIYALQVQQGGKPAEEVYATDGRSTPDGLNALPKDYTGPVLGPPLPGDLGRPILDAQNRGQPVPTPGIDAPAGPAAPDPEAERRRQELERRRQELEAARTSRVFFQSGAATGTTSDSGPGDGMPNLAGMGPPGQTGTPSAQDRQLAFLNQPVDRRTVAPDRVSPPPSPYVVQTGAMIPAALITGIRSDLPGQIVAQVTENVYDSPTGRLLLIPQGTRLIGQYDSGVGFGQRRVLLAWTRLIFPNGRSIVLERQPGADAQGYAGLEDGVDHHWWDLAKAAGLSTLLSVGAQAGSSGEQGDLVRALRQGASDGISQTGRQVVGRQLDIAPTLTIRPGFPVRVIVGRDLILEPYGAAP, encoded by the coding sequence ATGAGCGGCATCGATCCCCAGCAGAACGCACCGAGCCAGCCGGACGCCGACGACGACGCCCGACAGCTGACCGGCGAGCCGGTCGCGCCGATGCGGCTGCGACCCGAGCCGCCGCGCGTCACCCGCCTGTCGCGCAAGGCGCTGGCGGTGCTCGGCAGCGTCGCCGGTGTCGGTCTCGGCGGTGCGCTGATCTACGCGCTCCAGGTTCAGCAGGGCGGCAAACCGGCTGAGGAGGTCTACGCCACCGATGGCCGCTCGACCCCGGACGGCCTCAACGCGCTGCCGAAGGACTACACCGGCCCGGTGCTCGGCCCGCCGCTCCCCGGCGATCTCGGCCGCCCCATCCTCGACGCGCAGAACCGCGGCCAGCCGGTTCCCACACCGGGCATAGACGCGCCTGCTGGACCCGCCGCGCCCGATCCCGAGGCCGAGCGCCGTCGCCAGGAACTGGAACGGCGTCGGCAGGAACTGGAGGCGGCACGCACCAGCCGTGTGTTCTTCCAGTCCGGTGCGGCCACTGGGACGACGAGCGACAGCGGACCGGGCGACGGGATGCCGAACCTCGCTGGCATGGGACCACCCGGCCAGACCGGCACGCCCTCGGCTCAGGACCGGCAGCTCGCCTTCCTCAACCAGCCAGTCGATCGGCGCACCGTCGCCCCCGATCGCGTCTCGCCGCCCCCATCGCCCTATGTCGTCCAGACCGGGGCGATGATCCCCGCCGCGCTCATCACCGGTATCCGCTCGGACCTGCCCGGCCAGATCGTCGCGCAGGTGACCGAGAACGTCTACGACAGCCCGACCGGACGCCTGCTGCTGATCCCGCAGGGTACGCGGCTGATCGGCCAGTACGACAGCGGTGTCGGTTTCGGCCAGCGGCGCGTTCTGCTCGCCTGGACCCGCCTTATCTTCCCCAACGGCCGCTCGATCGTGCTGGAGCGCCAGCCCGGTGCCGACGCGCAAGGCTATGCCGGGCTGGAGGACGGCGTCGACCATCACTGGTGGGATCTGGCCAAAGCCGCCGGCCTTTCGACGCTGCTGTCGGTCGGCGCACAGGCCGGCAGCTCCGGCGAGCAGGGCGATCTCGTCCGGGCGCTGCGTCAAGGCGCGTCGGACGGCATCTCACAGACCGGCCGGCAGGTGGTCGGCCGCCAGCTCGACATTGCGCCGACGCTGACCATCCGGCCGGGCTTTCCGGTCCGCGTGATCGTCGGGCGGGATTTGATCCTCGAACCCTATGGAGCCGCCCCATGA
- a CDS encoding DUF2274 domain-containing protein produces the protein MTKLKLGPIADDKPVKVTLELPADLHRDLTAYADVLARDTGQPAAEPTRLIAPMLERFMATDRAFAKARRAGGTSGAAIG, from the coding sequence ATGACCAAGCTGAAGCTCGGCCCGATCGCCGACGACAAGCCCGTGAAGGTCACGCTGGAACTGCCGGCGGACCTGCACCGCGACCTGACCGCCTATGCCGACGTGCTCGCACGCGATACCGGCCAGCCGGCGGCCGAGCCCACGCGGCTGATCGCACCGATGCTGGAGCGGTTCATGGCGACCGATCGCGCGTTTGCGAAGGCGCGGCGGGCCGGTGGCACGTCCGGCGCTGCAATCGGCTGA
- a CDS encoding MarR family transcriptional regulator, protein MTTLTIGIADTDEMKVRARRIMRGEEQPAPGEPAVWFGSTESFARILSAANRDMLRLIAEREPDSLDALVALTGRAKPNLSRTLKAMIAHGIVRMERSGRKLAPKVIPDRVVLALELIPTSDKQGERP, encoded by the coding sequence GTGACAACGCTGACGATCGGCATCGCCGACACCGACGAAATGAAGGTCCGCGCCAGGCGCATCATGCGAGGCGAGGAGCAGCCGGCTCCCGGCGAACCGGCGGTCTGGTTCGGCTCGACCGAGTCCTTCGCCCGCATCCTCTCCGCCGCCAACCGCGACATGCTCCGCCTCATCGCCGAGCGCGAGCCGGACTCGCTCGATGCGCTGGTCGCACTGACCGGCCGTGCCAAGCCCAACCTCTCTCGCACGCTGAAAGCCATGATCGCCCACGGCATCGTCCGCATGGAGCGCAGCGGGCGCAAGCTCGCGCCCAAGGTCATCCCCGACCGGGTCGTGCTGGCGCTGGAACTGATCCCGACATCCGACAAGCAAGGAGAACGGCCGTGA